In a genomic window of Candidatus Babeliales bacterium:
- a CDS encoding M48 family metalloprotease — protein MKKQLILGLFSLTTFFGSSFIGASTDSPNNPIAQEIADLKKFNEDFNKEYNLKNSSLQSILLDVRTLSFIDTIQDPLDQLANYAFFKLFPGPLISAAFPKGLVFLSATQAPKLHELVGNLAKAMGINKPAIFIARDKKLFNACASSLTPNASLMIIGEKLLNDLSETELQSVLAHELAHVKNNHIPKQLCCSLGILVGSGLAWYYLFINNKKESETSAPKGTEKKISNLLPKITFIATFIAVQLLMLKLSRTFEEEADTDAIRITNNPHGFIDMISKLENHVKEEFNKFEKEFEFVLKEIEKIEPNSSWHAWLYRQRALSDFALAQLRREQTLTDDGGTHPSCKTRKEYAQAFLPKQACDHSSSDSLS, from the coding sequence ATGAAAAAACAGCTCATTCTCGGCCTTTTTTCTCTTACAACTTTTTTCGGATCATCGTTTATTGGCGCAAGCACGGATAGTCCCAACAATCCCATTGCACAAGAAATTGCAGACCTCAAAAAATTTAATGAAGACTTTAACAAAGAATACAACCTCAAAAACAGTTCTCTGCAATCAATACTCCTTGACGTACGCACGCTGTCATTTATTGATACCATACAAGATCCACTAGATCAGCTAGCAAATTATGCATTCTTTAAACTATTTCCAGGACCACTCATTAGCGCTGCTTTTCCCAAAGGTCTTGTTTTTTTAAGCGCTACACAAGCACCAAAGCTTCATGAGCTTGTTGGCAACCTTGCCAAAGCAATGGGCATCAACAAACCTGCCATTTTTATTGCACGCGATAAAAAACTTTTTAATGCGTGTGCGTCATCGCTAACACCAAACGCTTCCTTAATGATCATCGGTGAAAAATTACTCAATGATTTGTCTGAAACGGAATTGCAAAGCGTTCTGGCGCACGAACTAGCACATGTTAAAAACAATCATATTCCCAAACAACTGTGCTGCTCTCTGGGCATTTTAGTTGGTTCAGGACTGGCATGGTATTATCTTTTTATCAATAATAAAAAAGAATCTGAAACTAGTGCTCCCAAAGGAACAGAAAAAAAAATAAGCAACCTTCTACCAAAAATAACGTTTATAGCTACTTTTATTGCCGTCCAACTTCTCATGCTCAAACTGTCTCGTACTTTTGAAGAAGAAGCAGATACCGACGCTATAAGAATTACTAATAACCCTCACGGTTTTATTGACATGATTAGCAAACTTGAAAACCATGTTAAAGAAGAATTCAACAAATTTGAAAAAGAATTTGAATTCGTGCTCAAAGAAATTGAAAAAATAGAACCAAACAGTAGCTGGCACGCATGGCTTTATAGACAGCGAGCACTCAGCGACTTTGCACTCGCTCAATTGAGACGCGAACAGACACTGACAGACGACGGCGGCACTCACCCTTCATGCAAAACACGCAAAGAGTACGCACAGGCGTTTTTACCCAAGCAAGCTTGCGATCACTCGTCGTCTGATTCACTTTCATAA
- a CDS encoding phosphatidate cytidylyltransferase, with amino-acid sequence MMISTVSEFIKRLFTSVLLVGCLGGAYLHSFWLYAFALLAVLLLVLFFEWPRLIDADKFWFWPLTVLYPIMPFVLLIMLAYAYREADPLLPLVPIALAWAADTFGYFVGKCMGRHKVCPSISPGKSWEGLLGSFVGVWALLFVMVPQVKTLAGWFATLHWAAMPGFAFTTTVIAFLGGIFISYFKRRKNLKDAGSLLPGHGGLLDRFDSVLFVTLMLSALLIFLRYSQGTLGSIFDHLPEHVSQQVQQLSSLPSSRPASVPVEVDPEKNQVVRHAFDDEFDDWPGLRGAAFAQRYESESDDE; translated from the coding sequence ATGATGATAAGCACAGTCAGTGAATTTATTAAGCGATTGTTTACGTCGGTTCTTTTAGTTGGTTGTTTGGGAGGGGCTTACCTCCATTCGTTTTGGCTCTATGCCTTTGCGCTGCTAGCTGTTTTATTATTAGTTCTTTTTTTCGAATGGCCACGGCTTATTGATGCCGACAAATTCTGGTTTTGGCCGTTGACCGTTTTGTATCCCATTATGCCTTTTGTTTTGTTGATTATGCTTGCTTATGCCTACCGCGAGGCAGACCCGCTGTTGCCGCTTGTGCCAATTGCTCTTGCGTGGGCAGCCGATACCTTTGGTTATTTCGTGGGCAAATGTATGGGCAGGCACAAAGTATGTCCATCAATAAGTCCTGGGAAATCGTGGGAAGGCTTGCTGGGAAGTTTTGTTGGCGTCTGGGCCCTGTTGTTTGTAATGGTGCCACAGGTAAAAACGCTTGCTGGTTGGTTTGCAACGCTTCATTGGGCAGCTATGCCTGGTTTTGCGTTCACAACAACAGTAATAGCATTTTTGGGCGGTATATTTATTTCTTATTTCAAGCGTCGCAAAAATTTAAAAGATGCTGGTTCGTTACTGCCTGGGCATGGCGGTTTGCTGGATCGCTTTGATTCAGTTCTTTTTGTTACGCTCATGCTTTCAGCGTTGCTTATATTTTTGCGCTATTCTCAAGGGACGCTCGGCTCAATTTTTGATCACTTGCCTGAACATGTTTCTCAACAAGTGCAGCAGTTAAGTTCGTTGCCAAGTAGTCGTCCGGCTTCAGTTCCTGTTGAAGTTGATCCCGAAAAGAATCAGGTTGTGCGTCATGCGTTTGACGATGAATTTGATGATTGGCCTGGCTTGCGTGGTGCTGCTTTTGCGCAGCGTTATGAAAGTGAATCAGACGACGAGTGA
- a CDS encoding prolipoprotein diacylglyceryl transferase produces the protein MYPCLAHLYGPLWIRSYGLMIAIGFLVFLFLTYRHPLRKKNIDGDTYLNTVFIGLVSGVAGGRLLFVWTAWEQFSHNWIEILYPWVGGFVVLGSILGVLLVAPLYLLAHRVRILPVLDLAGLYAALMQAIARFGCFFAGCCYGMPVKTALPWAVTFTNPEGFAPLLVPLHPTQLYMSAASFAIFIFIRFVLYNPKLKTGVLFFSYLSLDSIARFAVDFWRGDRDTLVDVIEVQGKLLQLSQVQIYVLYFFVISLVGLILVSLQRTSKE, from the coding sequence ATGTATCCATGTTTAGCGCATTTGTACGGGCCGTTGTGGATTCGCAGTTATGGTTTAATGATAGCCATTGGCTTTTTAGTTTTTTTATTTCTTACCTATCGCCATCCATTACGCAAAAAAAACATTGATGGCGATACCTATCTTAACACTGTTTTTATAGGTCTGGTCAGTGGTGTTGCCGGTGGGCGGCTTCTTTTTGTATGGACTGCATGGGAGCAATTTTCTCATAACTGGATAGAAATTTTGTACCCCTGGGTTGGTGGCTTTGTGGTGTTGGGGAGTATTTTGGGCGTATTGCTGGTAGCTCCGTTGTATTTACTTGCTCATCGTGTCCGCATTTTGCCAGTACTTGATTTAGCCGGTTTGTATGCGGCGCTGATGCAGGCAATAGCGCGCTTTGGTTGTTTCTTTGCGGGCTGCTGTTACGGCATGCCAGTCAAAACCGCTTTGCCATGGGCTGTTACGTTTACCAATCCAGAAGGCTTTGCGCCGCTGTTGGTGCCGCTGCATCCAACACAGCTTTATATGAGCGCGGCTTCATTTGCTATTTTTATTTTTATACGGTTTGTTTTATATAATCCAAAGCTTAAAACAGGCGTTTTGTTTTTTAGTTATTTGAGCTTAGACAGTATAGCGCGCTTTGCCGTTGATTTTTGGCGAGGTGACCGTGACACGCTGGTTGATGTTATTGAAGTGCAGGGAAAATTACTGCAACTTTCTCAGGTGCAAATCTATGTTTTATATTTTTTTGTGATATCCTTGGTTGGCTTAATTTTGGTCAGTTTACAAAGAACCTCAAAAGAATAA
- a CDS encoding PEP/pyruvate-binding domain-containing protein, translating into MNGRNKKLLLLVLIELVLSNTMFAAASSSSLSSVTVPAHSAFYSPGSSFVGWHNSAAVFMPSSSYASSSSSSSTISLPINHVNQRQLRNLAEIQGYGYKTANLMIMRDNLVEKINEMLANHPKFSGFVVHIPEFVGVPTTSVQSFLKKNGIDLLERWEELVDDLSLNARTQALANKTLPEDFLENAEKLANDIALLKPTTIELSKEVRKFLKEAKSKNWKLMFRSTGKEDNQEFSNAGGNESEANVEPTEEAFVKALLSVVASYVRPKSLQQRCEAGDKTIFDMPFIPLLVQRMIGEKEVIPTGCVVYTQEPEARLNGVSAMQCTFGHNAAVVDNKLPTDEYLVQGQNVFATIKIKHERLVPALEGLVEQANPEEIQKARALESFAAQAIGFVSQQIHEAYGMPMDLELAYEPDTKTIALVQARPIVYPGVKQVPSYLKDASAFLSEKKLSGTTVINAGNYVRSIQNKDQVLTASHLDGALAAYNSGAIDKQKVKVVVVSDPKAGPYSHAAAIFRGAGIAVMHTPALAKLESLLGAEDVALLVDVQRGLIVQAKEAELNEGFLNYPLPLQMSAIDADEAFVVLAQEYFPEKTNQDLIALLAEGHQEHAQQALASIVQRIHGALAEKQSLAECHNKQSACSEQRAAQRALEKLEVLQQKVRTAGSILNKHLSLPARDIRRLFPLRFLEALLFQEPTPGIVDVDSFESIAKNFDQEMSFVNNTVVPLVSAGSVDQGLLQDDNMFALAFYGARVALTPELENKWTVFVDQIRQSKNAEQIKNLSIMVEQLRSLKAFSAWLHLFFEPAVAQASTHEVFNNLFEMFEQSREFVETLQRKQNMLFQIKDSDWEEPSNVEGLFAYVQEHFFNYLMADDFVNIFALQDEAGRFKQVMALSFLDTFIDIFDNHFVKTFKGSTGKYHDTAEQVKMFKKIVAQYLAMMEKYLGLAAGKGHNFLKGLWIKGTYSFYMFCVKYRFGQCTDGADELLPSSRFDVGASLWGTFGMAETVIVVPSNLEDFFTLSHQNILWSFYVLMNGAGVDRAQKPLSVAVIENSLHEIARNFNPFRAREFTNTGVHFSDAGVRYAYQITLRVHGVTFTMDYDKAHNKIILEGNFVGHDRDWLRMEDFTVLFGLVNGISHQIEFQNRGELGVSFIFEVDQDNQKYVAQYVEKMILGTFPYGRTIVKDYIKDHSDEVAEVFMQAFAAGQQGIESGDRDVRDVSLSLFEKLAGRLDAVLETVSIKDTLVATIKIGLKNQDIRYDERQRLIELLERLEPSIL; encoded by the coding sequence ATGAACGGACGGAATAAAAAATTATTATTGTTGGTTTTAATAGAGCTGGTGCTAAGCAACACTATGTTTGCGGCAGCAAGTTCGTCAAGTTTAAGTTCAGTTACCGTGCCGGCACATTCGGCTTTTTATTCGCCAGGCAGCAGTTTTGTTGGTTGGCACAATAGCGCTGCTGTGTTCATGCCGAGCAGTTCATATGCATCTTCATCGTCAAGCTCGTCGACAATAAGTTTGCCTATCAATCATGTTAACCAGCGCCAACTGCGCAACCTGGCAGAAATACAGGGTTATGGTTATAAAACAGCTAACTTAATGATAATGCGAGACAATCTTGTAGAAAAAATTAATGAGATGCTTGCAAACCATCCAAAGTTTAGCGGCTTTGTGGTGCACATTCCTGAGTTCGTTGGTGTACCAACTACGAGTGTTCAAAGCTTTTTGAAAAAGAATGGCATTGATTTGCTCGAGCGCTGGGAAGAATTGGTTGATGACTTGAGTTTAAATGCTCGTACGCAAGCACTGGCAAACAAAACATTGCCGGAAGATTTTTTAGAAAATGCTGAAAAGCTGGCAAACGATATTGCATTGCTCAAGCCAACAACAATCGAATTATCAAAAGAAGTAAGAAAATTTTTAAAAGAAGCAAAAAGCAAAAACTGGAAGCTCATGTTTCGCAGCACGGGGAAAGAAGATAACCAAGAGTTTTCCAACGCTGGTGGTAACGAAAGTGAAGCAAACGTTGAGCCAACTGAAGAAGCGTTTGTTAAAGCGCTGTTGAGTGTTGTAGCATCGTACGTACGTCCAAAATCATTGCAACAACGTTGTGAGGCTGGCGATAAAACAATTTTTGACATGCCGTTTATTCCGTTGCTTGTGCAGCGCATGATTGGCGAGAAAGAAGTTATCCCAACCGGTTGCGTAGTGTACACGCAAGAGCCGGAAGCACGTTTGAATGGCGTAAGTGCCATGCAGTGTACCTTTGGCCACAACGCGGCGGTGGTAGACAATAAACTACCAACCGACGAATACCTTGTGCAAGGACAGAACGTTTTTGCAACAATAAAAATTAAACATGAGCGCTTGGTGCCAGCTCTTGAAGGGCTTGTTGAGCAAGCAAATCCTGAAGAAATACAAAAGGCACGCGCGCTAGAAAGTTTTGCTGCACAAGCAATTGGCTTTGTGTCGCAACAAATTCACGAAGCGTATGGCATGCCGATGGATTTGGAGTTGGCGTATGAACCAGATACAAAAACTATTGCGTTGGTTCAAGCGCGACCAATTGTGTATCCAGGAGTTAAACAAGTACCAAGTTATTTAAAAGATGCTTCTGCATTTTTGTCAGAAAAAAAATTATCAGGAACGACGGTTATTAACGCCGGTAATTACGTTCGCAGCATTCAAAACAAAGACCAAGTTTTAACAGCATCGCATTTGGACGGTGCGTTGGCAGCTTACAACAGCGGCGCAATCGACAAACAAAAAGTTAAGGTAGTTGTTGTTTCAGACCCCAAGGCGGGGCCGTACTCACATGCTGCAGCAATTTTTAGAGGAGCGGGCATTGCGGTTATGCACACGCCAGCGCTTGCAAAACTTGAATCGTTGCTGGGCGCTGAAGATGTTGCTTTGCTCGTTGACGTTCAGCGTGGTTTGATTGTTCAAGCAAAAGAAGCTGAGTTAAACGAAGGCTTCTTAAACTATCCGTTGCCATTACAAATGTCTGCGATTGATGCCGATGAAGCTTTTGTTGTGCTCGCGCAGGAATATTTTCCTGAAAAAACTAACCAAGATTTGATTGCGTTGTTGGCTGAAGGCCATCAAGAACACGCACAGCAAGCACTTGCAAGCATTGTGCAGCGCATACATGGAGCGCTGGCAGAAAAGCAAAGCCTGGCTGAGTGCCACAACAAACAATCAGCGTGCTCTGAGCAACGTGCGGCTCAACGAGCGTTAGAAAAGCTTGAAGTGTTGCAACAAAAAGTTCGCACTGCTGGTTCTATTTTAAATAAGCATCTGAGCCTGCCGGCGCGCGATATTCGCCGTCTCTTTCCGCTGCGCTTTCTTGAAGCACTGCTGTTTCAAGAACCAACGCCAGGCATTGTTGATGTTGATTCGTTTGAAAGCATTGCAAAAAACTTTGACCAAGAAATGAGCTTTGTGAATAACACGGTTGTGCCGCTGGTCAGTGCAGGCTCTGTTGATCAGGGCTTGTTGCAAGATGACAATATGTTTGCGTTGGCATTTTATGGTGCACGTGTGGCACTAACACCAGAGCTTGAAAACAAGTGGACGGTGTTTGTTGATCAAATAAGACAAAGTAAGAATGCTGAACAAATTAAAAATTTATCAATCATGGTCGAGCAGCTGCGCTCACTAAAAGCATTTTCAGCCTGGTTGCATCTTTTCTTTGAGCCAGCAGTTGCACAAGCTAGTACGCATGAAGTTTTTAACAATTTGTTTGAGATGTTTGAACAATCACGAGAGTTTGTTGAAACGTTACAAAGAAAACAAAATATGTTGTTTCAGATTAAAGATAGTGATTGGGAAGAGCCAAGCAACGTTGAAGGTCTTTTTGCTTATGTTCAAGAACATTTCTTTAATTACCTGATGGCAGACGATTTTGTAAATATCTTTGCATTGCAAGACGAAGCTGGCCGTTTTAAACAAGTGATGGCGCTCTCGTTTTTAGATACGTTTATAGATATTTTTGACAATCACTTTGTGAAGACTTTTAAAGGCAGTACCGGAAAGTATCACGATACAGCTGAACAAGTAAAAATGTTCAAAAAAATTGTTGCGCAGTACTTGGCTATGATGGAAAAATATCTTGGTTTGGCAGCTGGTAAAGGACATAATTTTTTGAAGGGTTTGTGGATTAAGGGGACTTATAGCTTTTATATGTTTTGTGTAAAGTATCGTTTTGGCCAATGTACTGATGGTGCTGATGAATTATTACCATCTAGTCGTTTCGATGTGGGGGCTTCATTATGGGGTACATTTGGTATGGCTGAAACAGTTATTGTTGTTCCAAGTAACTTAGAAGATTTTTTTACCCTATCACATCAAAATATTTTGTGGTCTTTTTATGTGCTGATGAACGGTGCAGGCGTTGATAGGGCTCAAAAACCATTATCGGTTGCAGTAATTGAAAATAGTTTGCATGAAATTGCAAGAAACTTTAATCCATTCAGAGCTCGTGAGTTTACGAATACTGGTGTTCATTTTAGTGACGCAGGTGTTCGTTATGCTTATCAAATAACATTGCGAGTTCACGGTGTAACTTTCACGATGGACTATGATAAAGCTCACAATAAAATTATTTTAGAAGGAAACTTTGTTGGTCACGATAGAGATTGGCTACGGATGGAAGATTTTACGGTGTTATTTGGGTTAGTGAACGGAATAAGTCATCAAATTGAATTTCAAAACAGGGGAGAACTTGGTGTTTCTTTTATTTTTGAAGTTGATCAAGATAATCAAAAGTATGTTGCTCAGTACGTTGAAAAAATGATACTAGGAACATTTCCTTACGGTAGGACGATTGTAAAAGATTATATCAAAGATCATTCAGATGAGGTAGCTGAAGTATTCATGCAGGCTTTTGCAGCAGGGCAGCAGGGTATAGAGAGTGGGGATCGGGATGTGCGAGATGTTTCATTGAGCTTATTTGAAAAGCTTGCTGGAAGACTTGATGCGGTATTAGAAACTGTGAGCATTAAAGATACTTTGGTCGCAACAATAAAAATTGGTCTCAAAAATCAAGACATTCGTTATGATGAAAGACAAAGGCTTATCGAACTTTTAGAAAGGCTTGAGCCGAGCATTTTGTAA
- a CDS encoding J domain-containing protein, giving the protein MIFNHILAKLRTFLAVFLAAVTLPLGTVYSAASSSNGYTSTGVIGDMTQLTVLQDWDIKAFCKARGLDIAEMWDTHTDLGSDDFEVLLKALPTIQAAIKKLFADYATSDTVHEILEISKIRDFLQKILLLNFGTKIYDEDGTELDKQVCSLQGRHLDQELIDNAKVVMVLKTSATEIVKKIGFMLATYFEQSFLNQRNQNEDDYIFSVPRVPLVLGMCQDHVVIASFPVIKQSSFKPFIADYYLEHELLKDATSTFVRFMCLLFAICSVVVPTVGTKFPSIVDEFCASEYAQLLADEPFAVIGLDSTATEQEVRSQCRKLALTMHPDKGGDAEQWLRIQEACEEIKSSFELSKEIDEVKTLTGKALL; this is encoded by the coding sequence ATGATATTTAATCATATTTTAGCTAAATTGCGTACTTTTTTAGCGGTATTTTTGGCGGCAGTAACACTGCCTCTGGGTACCGTTTATTCGGCCGCCAGTTCTTCAAATGGCTATACCAGCACTGGTGTGATTGGTGATATGACCCAGCTGACAGTCTTGCAAGACTGGGATATAAAAGCTTTTTGCAAGGCTCGTGGCCTGGATATTGCAGAAATGTGGGATACTCACACTGATTTAGGGTCGGACGATTTTGAAGTACTTTTGAAAGCTTTACCAACAATTCAGGCTGCTATTAAAAAACTTTTTGCAGATTATGCAACATCAGACACGGTGCACGAGATACTTGAAATTTCAAAAATACGCGATTTTCTTCAAAAAATTTTGTTATTGAATTTTGGGACAAAAATTTACGACGAAGATGGTACAGAGCTTGATAAGCAGGTATGTTCGTTGCAAGGTAGGCACTTAGACCAAGAACTTATTGATAATGCCAAAGTTGTGATGGTTTTAAAAACATCAGCAACTGAGATAGTCAAAAAAATTGGTTTTATGCTGGCAACCTATTTTGAGCAAAGTTTTTTAAATCAGCGAAATCAAAACGAAGATGATTATATTTTTTCAGTGCCGCGCGTGCCGCTGGTGTTGGGCATGTGCCAAGATCATGTTGTTATAGCAAGTTTTCCTGTTATTAAACAAAGTTCGTTTAAGCCTTTTATTGCTGATTATTATCTTGAGCATGAGCTTTTAAAAGATGCAACATCGACGTTTGTTAGATTTATGTGTTTGTTGTTTGCAATTTGCTCAGTAGTTGTGCCGACAGTGGGAACAAAATTTCCTTCAATTGTTGATGAATTTTGTGCGAGCGAATATGCGCAACTTTTGGCTGATGAGCCATTTGCGGTTATCGGATTAGATTCAACAGCAACAGAACAGGAAGTAAGAAGTCAGTGTCGTAAACTGGCGCTTACTATGCATCCAGACAAGGGTGGCGATGCTGAGCAGTGGCTGCGCATTCAAGAGGCATGCGAAGAGATAAAGAGTAGTTTTGAGTTGAGTAAAGAAATTGATGAAGTAAAAACATTGACAGGCAAAGCACTGTTATAG
- the truA gene encoding tRNA pseudouridine(38-40) synthase TruA, producing MQKFKIVVAYDGTDFHGWQVQPKDVTVVSCLQDVFARIFNKEISVLGTSRTDAGVHALGQVATFYTDLPISEAQMLKAWNGGLPKTIHIRSLVKVSDDFNPFANVKQKIYYYHLFLKRPLPHVARFGWLYEFMDSVDIQKFEQCLKIYQGTHDFASFCKLEEEKSTVRTIDEIRLEKLAHWSMLRVVVKSQGFLRFQIRRMVGYALDVARRPHLSVDYLQEVLESKNPQQTLVKASGAGLCLRKVIYHDDKHSQ from the coding sequence ATGCAAAAATTTAAAATTGTAGTAGCGTACGACGGCACTGACTTTCATGGTTGGCAAGTGCAGCCAAAAGATGTAACAGTTGTTTCATGTTTGCAAGATGTTTTTGCGCGTATTTTTAATAAAGAAATAAGTGTGTTGGGCACTTCGCGCACCGACGCTGGGGTGCATGCGCTTGGGCAGGTAGCAACTTTTTATACTGATCTTCCTATTTCTGAAGCGCAAATGTTGAAGGCGTGGAATGGGGGTTTGCCAAAAACTATTCATATTCGATCGCTTGTCAAAGTGAGTGACGACTTTAATCCCTTTGCCAACGTTAAGCAAAAAATCTATTATTATCACCTATTTTTAAAACGACCATTGCCGCACGTAGCCCGCTTTGGTTGGTTGTATGAATTTATGGACAGCGTTGATATTCAAAAGTTTGAGCAATGCCTCAAGATTTATCAGGGCACGCATGACTTTGCTTCATTTTGCAAACTTGAAGAAGAAAAATCGACGGTGCGCACGATTGACGAAATACGACTTGAAAAACTTGCTCATTGGTCCATGCTGCGTGTTGTAGTAAAGTCGCAAGGCTTTTTACGCTTTCAAATTAGACGAATGGTTGGATATGCCTTAGATGTTGCGCGACGGCCTCATTTGTCGGTAGACTATTTGCAAGAGGTGTTGGAGAGTAAAAACCCTCAACAAACGTTAGTCAAAGCGAGTGGGGCGGGTCTTTGTTTGCGAAAAGTGATATATCATGATGATAAGCACAGTCAGTGA